In one window of Bdellovibrio bacteriovorus W DNA:
- a CDS encoding flagellar L-ring protein (COG2063 Flagellar basal body L-ring protein), whose translation MKNLKFVLVLLTITSLLSGCATMNDLMASLEGRPAEPSLKNIKSAPRYSDTQNLGIPTDRQYKRMTRNRMEEESDLGANAGSMWVMDGQGAYLFAQNKMRKEGDLLNVKLEAAAMKQVETKVGVIKKLLKQLDDQQAALNNSLAGVGRDTTRNLASAEGGATPVEPQATAAATPATDTPEKEEAPNVENIPTRLVEKLADGNYRVKGQQPFMIGKREYKVIVTGLIRPEDFNDQGISSDRLLDPQYDVVSIRKSRNE comes from the coding sequence ATGAAGAATTTGAAATTTGTTTTAGTACTTTTAACTATTACGAGCCTCCTCAGCGGTTGTGCGACGATGAATGATTTGATGGCTTCTTTAGAAGGAAGACCGGCAGAGCCATCGTTAAAAAATATCAAATCAGCACCTCGCTATTCAGATACACAAAACTTGGGTATTCCTACAGATCGCCAATACAAGCGGATGACAAGAAATCGCATGGAAGAGGAGTCTGATCTTGGTGCCAATGCAGGATCTATGTGGGTGATGGATGGCCAAGGTGCCTATCTTTTTGCGCAAAATAAAATGCGTAAAGAAGGTGATCTCCTGAATGTGAAGCTTGAAGCTGCAGCGATGAAACAAGTTGAAACCAAAGTGGGCGTGATCAAAAAACTTTTAAAACAGTTGGATGATCAACAGGCGGCTTTGAATAATTCTTTAGCGGGTGTTGGACGAGATACGACTCGTAATCTTGCTTCAGCAGAAGGGGGAGCTACTCCTGTTGAACCGCAAGCAACAGCTGCCGCCACTCCTGCGACAGACACTCCTGAGAAGGAAGAAGCGCCTAATGTTGAGAACATTCCAACTCGTCTTGTAGAAAAACTTGCCGATGGAAATTATAGAGTCAAAGGGCAACAACCCTTCATGATTGGTAAACGAGAATACAAGGTCATTGTTACAGGTCTCATTCGACCTGAAGACTTCAATGATCAAGGAATTTCTTCGGATAGATTATTAGATCCACAATACGATGTTGTGAGTATTAGAAAGAGCCGCAATGAATAG
- a CDS encoding flagellar basal-body rod protein FlgG (COG4786 Flagellar basal body rod protein), whose amino-acid sequence MLKSLNTAATGMAAQQTNMDVIANNIANVSTNGFKRSRAEFEDLMYQTQKEPGTATGMNSYSPNGVQTGLGVRTAAIQKDFAGGNAQVTKNPLDMQIEGSGFFQVLTPDGQLAYTRDGAFKKDAQGRLVDKNANLLQPEIVVPPDVAGIEVSPNGEVRVIQGLNDAPQTIGQIDLANFVNPAGLKALGKNLFAQTPSSGQPIQARPGLNGTGYLAQGQLEASNVNIVDEMVNMITSQRAYETNSKVIQASDQMLQSINNLR is encoded by the coding sequence ATGCTTAAGAGTTTGAATACTGCGGCAACAGGCATGGCGGCTCAGCAAACAAACATGGACGTGATCGCGAATAATATTGCGAACGTTTCTACAAATGGATTTAAACGCTCACGTGCAGAGTTTGAAGATCTCATGTACCAAACTCAAAAAGAGCCTGGCACGGCAACGGGCATGAATTCATATTCACCGAATGGCGTTCAGACAGGTTTGGGAGTAAGAACAGCAGCGATTCAAAAAGATTTCGCGGGTGGAAATGCTCAGGTGACTAAGAATCCATTAGATATGCAAATTGAGGGTTCAGGTTTCTTTCAAGTTCTCACTCCGGATGGTCAGCTTGCCTACACAAGAGACGGTGCTTTTAAAAAGGATGCACAAGGTCGTCTTGTTGATAAAAATGCCAACCTTCTTCAGCCTGAAATCGTTGTACCTCCTGATGTTGCGGGTATTGAAGTTTCTCCAAATGGAGAAGTTCGTGTGATTCAAGGATTGAACGATGCGCCTCAAACAATCGGACAAATTGATCTGGCGAACTTTGTAAATCCAGCAGGATTAAAGGCTCTTGGTAAAAATCTTTTTGCACAAACTCCATCTAGCGGTCAGCCGATTCAAGCTCGTCCAGGGCTCAATGGAACAGGCTATTTGGCGCAAGGACAGCTCGAAGCAAGTAACGTAAATATCGTGGATGAAATGGTGAACATGATCACTTCGCAAAGAGCTTACGAGACAAACTCGAAAGTGATTCAAGCTTCTGATCAGATGCTTCAGTCCATTAACAATTTGAGATAA
- a CDS encoding flagellar biosynthesisprotein (COG4786 Flagellar basal body rod protein), whose translation MSVKGVYTALSGAIAQSSKLDTIANNLANVNTPAFKRDQQLFQEYLTANEKPPTTTQIPRDVAAIESFYNMQGGDKSYVDAKGTFTDFSQGGLKPTGNSFDVAIDGKGFFEVATPQGVRLTRAGNFTLDGNGQLVTKDGHPVLSAGQPGDDPEARIIRFQGNGQLTISDSGEVFEGTQSLGQLSLVDVTNPDSLQKVGSSMYNFKADSVPDMLNVQNPSVKQGFLETSNVNIVQEMTDMIATNRVFESTQKAISAYDQMADKMVNVVGKTN comes from the coding sequence ATGTCGGTGAAAGGTGTTTACACAGCATTAAGTGGAGCCATCGCCCAAAGTTCGAAGTTGGATACGATTGCCAATAATTTGGCGAACGTGAACACTCCTGCTTTCAAACGCGACCAACAGCTTTTCCAAGAATATTTGACGGCCAACGAGAAGCCGCCAACGACGACGCAAATTCCTCGCGACGTCGCAGCGATTGAAAGTTTCTATAATATGCAAGGTGGAGACAAAAGCTACGTTGATGCCAAAGGAACTTTTACAGATTTTTCTCAAGGCGGTTTGAAGCCAACAGGAAACTCTTTTGACGTGGCCATCGATGGTAAAGGTTTTTTTGAAGTCGCAACTCCTCAAGGGGTTCGCCTGACTCGTGCAGGTAACTTTACATTGGATGGCAATGGTCAGCTAGTTACTAAAGATGGACATCCTGTCTTGAGTGCGGGCCAGCCAGGGGATGATCCTGAGGCACGTATAATTCGTTTTCAGGGAAATGGTCAGTTAACTATCTCAGATAGTGGCGAAGTTTTCGAGGGGACACAGAGTCTTGGGCAGCTTTCTTTAGTAGATGTGACGAACCCAGACTCGCTGCAAAAGGTCGGAAGCTCGATGTATAACTTTAAGGCCGACAGTGTTCCTGACATGCTCAATGTACAAAATCCAAGTGTGAAGCAAGGTTTCCTAGAGACATCGAACGTAAATATTGTTCAAGAGATGACAGACATGATTGCCACCAATCGCGTGTTTGAAAGTACTCAGAAAGCCATCAGTGCCTACGATCAAATGGCAGACAAGATGGTCAATGTGGTTGGTAAAACGAATTAA
- a CDS encoding murein transglycosylase D (COG0741 Soluble lytic murein transglycosylase and related regulatory proteins (some contain LysM/invasin domains)), producing the protein MKFMKTFVVALLLAMISKNLWAAPATLPATAPQALPSSPSPQDELKRKLKELTAKSKAVQSDDLIFDLPVTYNKQVSKWIAYFQNQGNRWFRLWLQRSYKYMPFIQEELKAANLPLDLAYMVMIESGFIASATSHASAVGPWQFIEATGARYGLRKLWWLDERKDLKKSTLAAIRYLKDLHNEFGSWYLVAASYNMGENGLRRQIKKHGTRDYWTLIKLNALPKETQEYVPKILAAMLIAKAPNLYGFRNLDKMEPLKYDLVSVPGGTELDNLADHLGITRKSLKDLNAELHLGYIPRQVDKHFIRVPRGSSSVASAFVHKNIRKVALE; encoded by the coding sequence ATGAAATTTATGAAGACGTTTGTAGTGGCCCTTTTGCTGGCAATGATATCTAAAAATTTATGGGCAGCGCCCGCTACCCTTCCCGCAACGGCTCCGCAAGCGCTCCCGTCGTCGCCTTCACCTCAAGATGAACTCAAAAGAAAGCTTAAAGAATTAACGGCTAAATCAAAAGCTGTGCAATCTGATGATTTGATTTTTGATCTTCCGGTTACTTACAACAAACAAGTTTCTAAATGGATTGCCTACTTTCAGAATCAAGGGAACCGCTGGTTTCGTCTATGGCTGCAAAGAAGCTATAAGTATATGCCGTTCATTCAAGAAGAACTCAAAGCTGCGAACCTACCTCTAGATCTTGCTTACATGGTGATGATCGAAAGTGGTTTCATTGCAAGTGCAACGAGCCACGCAAGTGCAGTGGGTCCTTGGCAATTTATTGAAGCCACAGGGGCTCGCTACGGTTTGCGCAAACTCTGGTGGCTTGACGAACGCAAAGATCTTAAGAAAAGTACTCTGGCAGCGATTCGTTATTTAAAAGATTTGCACAATGAGTTTGGCTCTTGGTACCTAGTTGCTGCCTCCTACAACATGGGTGAAAATGGACTTCGTCGTCAGATTAAAAAACACGGTACTCGGGATTACTGGACATTAATAAAGCTCAATGCTCTTCCTAAAGAAACCCAAGAGTATGTACCAAAAATTCTAGCGGCTATGTTAATTGCCAAAGCTCCAAATCTCTATGGTTTTCGCAATTTAGATAAGATGGAACCGCTTAAATACGATCTGGTGTCTGTTCCAGGCGGAACTGAGCTTGATAATCTTGCCGATCATTTGGGAATTACCAGAAAGTCGTTAAAAGATTTGAACGCCGAACTGCATTTAGGTTACATTCCTCGCCAGGTAGACAAACACTTTATTCGTGTACCTCGCGGATCAAGCAGTGTTGCTTCTGCTTTCGTTCATAAGAACATTAGGAAAGTTGCATTGGAATGA
- a CDS encoding flagellar protein FlgA (COG1261 Flagellar basal body P-ring biosynthesis protein): MNFLVFLLATLVSGVALARPEIIVPAQIEISHRPVLMLGDVVDLYGFSVKGQGILDSIVLVENAKELSISQKIQSSEILSVLRQALKENEDLRSLNPSLKVPSEVKVSFSKTQISAQEVERKILNHLRTRCGQCDYSVSIQSVPAVESLDWTMDYKQVSDKGGFLVPLREKGQASVKWISGTIKLSKLTPVAKRLILQGERLTDADIQFEMKDVTYQEASDLKIEEIAGQTASRNLSRGSLIQVRDLRREPAAKRGQIVKALLGDEGFEITLSMQAEDSGQIGDVIKLKNLENSKVFSGTIVEKGVVKLQ; this comes from the coding sequence ATGAATTTCTTGGTCTTTTTATTAGCTACATTGGTTTCAGGGGTTGCGCTTGCAAGGCCTGAGATTATTGTACCAGCACAGATTGAAATTTCACATCGTCCCGTTCTAATGTTAGGGGATGTTGTAGATCTATATGGATTTTCTGTGAAGGGCCAAGGAATTTTGGATAGTATCGTATTGGTTGAAAATGCCAAGGAGCTATCGATCAGCCAAAAGATTCAATCTTCCGAAATTCTTTCTGTATTGCGCCAGGCTCTTAAAGAAAACGAAGACTTGAGATCACTGAATCCGTCTTTGAAAGTTCCTTCGGAAGTAAAAGTGAGTTTTTCTAAAACTCAAATTTCTGCTCAAGAAGTTGAAAGAAAAATCTTAAATCATTTAAGAACGCGCTGTGGACAGTGTGATTACAGTGTTTCTATCCAAAGTGTGCCTGCTGTGGAGTCTTTGGATTGGACAATGGATTATAAGCAAGTCAGCGATAAAGGGGGCTTTTTAGTCCCATTGCGTGAAAAGGGCCAAGCCAGCGTTAAATGGATTTCTGGAACAATAAAGCTTTCAAAATTAACCCCTGTGGCGAAGAGATTGATCTTACAGGGAGAGCGTTTAACTGACGCTGATATTCAATTTGAAATGAAGGATGTCACCTATCAAGAAGCGTCGGATTTAAAAATTGAAGAAATTGCGGGGCAAACAGCCTCTCGTAACCTCTCCCGTGGCAGTCTGATTCAGGTCCGTGACCTGCGCCGCGAACCAGCAGCTAAAAGAGGTCAAATAGTAAAAGCGCTTTTAGGTGATGAAGGCTTTGAAATTACTCTCAGTATGCAAGCTGAGGATTCTGGGCAAATTGGTGATGTCATTAAGCTAAAAAATTTAGAAAACTCTAAAGTATTCTCTGGAACCATTGTTGAAAAAGGTGTGGTTAAGTTGCAATGA